In Methanosarcina siciliae T4/M, one genomic interval encodes:
- a CDS encoding isocitrate/isopropylmalate dehydrogenase family protein, with product MTKTAAVIKGDGVGPELVDAMLKVATAAGTDVEFIMCEAGAGWWEEHGGNSLVPDETWHILDSSDACFKGPTTTPGGIGSPRSVAVSIRRKYDLYANVRPIKTFPNSNAPLGDVEMVCVREGTEGLYIGEEIQLTDDVSIAIRKITRTASSKIARYAFEEAKKRGYDTVVPIHKSNILKLTCGSFLEEVEKVAQGYPNIEVWPYHIDNIAQQLIKNPQIFNKKILLSTNLFMDVISEECSALVGSIGLIYSANLGDNFAMFEPAHGSAPKYAGLDKVNPVATVLAGAWMLDYLGEKEKSEAIFKATERVISEGKYVTYDLGGDAKLSQMADEIAKYTAEILK from the coding sequence ATGACTAAAACCGCAGCAGTAATCAAAGGTGACGGGGTTGGCCCCGAACTTGTAGACGCAATGCTTAAAGTTGCAACCGCCGCTGGCACTGATGTTGAATTCATAATGTGTGAAGCAGGAGCTGGCTGGTGGGAAGAGCATGGTGGCAATTCCCTTGTCCCTGATGAGACCTGGCATATCCTTGACAGTTCAGATGCCTGTTTCAAGGGTCCGACAACTACCCCCGGAGGAATAGGTTCCCCAAGAAGTGTGGCCGTATCTATCAGGCGAAAGTACGACCTCTATGCAAACGTCAGGCCGATAAAGACCTTCCCTAACTCAAATGCACCTCTCGGGGATGTCGAGATGGTCTGTGTGCGTGAAGGGACCGAAGGGCTTTATATCGGTGAGGAAATCCAGCTCACGGACGACGTTTCCATTGCAATCCGGAAGATTACTCGCACGGCTTCCAGCAAGATTGCTCGCTATGCCTTTGAGGAAGCCAAAAAGAGAGGTTACGACACGGTTGTGCCCATCCATAAAAGCAATATCCTTAAACTGACCTGCGGCTCTTTCTTAGAAGAAGTCGAAAAGGTTGCGCAGGGCTACCCGAACATTGAGGTCTGGCCCTATCACATTGATAACATCGCCCAGCAGCTTATCAAAAACCCCCAGATATTCAACAAAAAAATCCTTCTCTCCACCAACCTTTTCATGGACGTTATCAGCGAAGAGTGTTCAGCCCTTGTTGGCAGTATCGGGCTTATTTACTCTGCAAATCTCGGGGACAATTTTGCAATGTTCGAACCGGCTCACGGCTCAGCCCCTAAGTATGCAGGACTGGATAAAGTAAACCCTGTTGCAACCGTGCTTGCAGGAGCCTGGATGCTGGACTATCTGGGTGAAAAGGAAAAGTCCGAAGCCATCTTCAAAGCCACGGAGCGCGTAATCTCCGAAGGCAAGTATGTGACCTACGACCTCGGAGGCGATGCAAAACTCAGCCAGATGGCAGACGAGATCGCAAAATACACCGCCGAAATCCTGAAATAA
- a CDS encoding homocitrate synthase/isopropylmalate synthase family protein: protein MKNYESYEDLPKLKLPYGNEIFISDSTIRDGSQMPGIVLSREHKIQIYEYLHEIGIEKLEAFVFNKRDRDAVEIMFDRGYECPEITGWARASRADIDKILEVDGLEETGILMSVSDTHIYSKMRLSGREEAEEKYLDALQYAVDHGLRTRAHLEDMTRADNYGFVFPLVKKIMEIDPDCIVRVCDTVGYGMPFMNIDEPYGIPKIVQYLKKEIGVKNIETHIHDDYGFGAASSIAGFWHGANWTSVTFLGIGERAGNSEMEKILLFLADRVEGFDKYNLEPVTRFAKFMEKELGLRVPRNKAVVGKNIFAHESGIHAAGVLKNPFNYEPYPPELVGSTRLLLIGDSSGLEVIRYKIQETLNDLLDVETIIEKDDRRLLKIQKEIQQLYDKEERVSCISDEELLAYVEKYFLYQPICDPAHTGRGKFKGKGKIQEPVEEIEETD, encoded by the coding sequence ATGAAAAATTACGAATCATATGAAGACCTGCCCAAGCTAAAGTTGCCTTATGGAAATGAGATCTTCATAAGTGACAGCACCATCCGTGATGGCTCCCAGATGCCAGGAATAGTCTTGAGCAGAGAACACAAAATTCAAATTTACGAATATTTGCACGAGATAGGAATCGAAAAACTTGAAGCCTTTGTATTCAATAAGAGGGACAGGGATGCAGTTGAGATTATGTTCGACCGGGGGTACGAATGTCCAGAAATCACAGGCTGGGCAAGGGCTTCAAGGGCTGACATAGACAAAATTTTGGAAGTCGACGGTCTTGAGGAGACCGGGATTTTAATGTCGGTTTCGGATACGCACATTTATTCGAAGATGAGGCTTTCAGGCAGGGAGGAGGCTGAAGAGAAATATCTTGATGCCCTTCAATATGCGGTGGACCATGGGCTTCGTACGAGAGCCCACCTGGAAGATATGACGAGGGCTGACAACTACGGCTTTGTTTTCCCTCTGGTAAAAAAGATTATGGAAATCGATCCTGACTGCATTGTAAGAGTCTGCGACACCGTTGGGTACGGGATGCCGTTCATGAATATTGACGAACCGTACGGAATTCCGAAAATTGTCCAGTACCTCAAAAAAGAGATAGGAGTCAAAAATATAGAAACCCACATCCATGACGATTACGGTTTCGGAGCAGCAAGTTCGATTGCAGGCTTCTGGCACGGAGCAAACTGGACAAGTGTAACCTTCCTGGGCATAGGGGAACGTGCAGGCAACAGTGAAATGGAAAAAATCCTGCTCTTCCTGGCGGACAGGGTTGAAGGTTTTGACAAATATAACCTGGAACCCGTTACTCGCTTTGCAAAGTTTATGGAAAAAGAACTCGGGCTCAGAGTCCCAAGGAACAAGGCTGTTGTCGGGAAAAACATCTTTGCCCACGAATCAGGAATCCATGCCGCAGGTGTCCTGAAAAATCCCTTTAACTATGAACCTTATCCCCCTGAACTTGTAGGAAGTACCAGACTTCTCCTCATAGGTGACTCATCGGGTCTTGAGGTAATACGTTACAAGATTCAGGAAACCTTAAACGACCTCCTTGATGTTGAAACCATAATAGAAAAAGATGACCGGAGACTGCTCAAGATCCAGAAAGAAATTCAGCAGCTATATGATAAAGAAGAAAGGGTCTCCTGTATCTCGGATGAAGAGCTCCTTGCTTACGTTGAGAAATATTTCCTCTATCAGCCAATCTGTGACCCTGCACATACGGGTCGAGGGAAATTTAAAGGCAAAGGGAAAATTCAGGAACCGGTAGAAGAGATCGAAGAAACGGATTAA